In one Mycobacteroides chelonae genomic region, the following are encoded:
- a CDS encoding NAD(P)/FAD-dependent oxidoreductase codes for MSQSIDTELSVDTIVVGGGMSGASIAYELAEDQTVALLERESTLAFHTTGRSAATFIENYGNPIIRMLTAASRDFFTEPREGFEAPLATSLPLLIIADDAHAETLRELHGQALLQGCHTELVDGAVAEEINPYLRPGHTRLATIDMTPMELDVHGLHQGYVRGLRRRGGSIVKSAPIVSGTRHQGRWVLRDSSGRQFEAETVVNAAGAWCDELAHVMGAQPVGIMPLRRTAFMVSTPQERSAGSIPMTLDTSDTFYFKPDGAQFLCSPADETLQAPGDPRPDELEMARAIGMINEATTLGIRTVNSAWAGLRSFTPDRTPVVGEDPDIEGFFWYAAQGGYGIQMAPALARVGAALAAQCPVPQDLARRGVDAAMLSPGRESLRASR; via the coding sequence GTGAGCCAGTCCATCGATACCGAATTGTCTGTCGACACCATTGTCGTCGGAGGCGGGATGTCGGGTGCGTCGATTGCCTATGAGTTGGCTGAAGATCAAACCGTCGCATTGTTGGAACGCGAATCGACGCTGGCGTTTCACACCACCGGAAGGTCTGCGGCCACCTTCATCGAGAACTACGGAAATCCGATCATCCGGATGTTGACGGCGGCAAGCCGCGACTTCTTCACCGAACCACGCGAGGGCTTCGAAGCTCCGCTCGCCACATCCTTACCGCTGCTGATCATCGCCGATGACGCGCATGCGGAGACGCTGCGTGAACTACATGGCCAGGCCCTGCTCCAGGGCTGTCATACGGAGTTGGTCGACGGCGCGGTTGCCGAGGAGATCAACCCGTACCTGCGTCCCGGACACACCCGCTTGGCGACCATCGATATGACTCCGATGGAGCTGGACGTTCACGGGCTGCACCAGGGCTACGTGCGCGGGCTGCGCCGCCGCGGCGGAAGCATCGTCAAGTCGGCGCCCATCGTGAGTGGCACCCGTCATCAGGGCAGGTGGGTCCTGAGGGACTCATCCGGACGGCAATTTGAAGCGGAAACCGTCGTGAATGCCGCCGGCGCCTGGTGCGATGAACTTGCGCACGTGATGGGCGCGCAGCCGGTGGGGATCATGCCGCTTCGGCGTACCGCATTCATGGTGTCCACGCCGCAGGAGAGGTCTGCCGGCTCGATTCCTATGACACTGGACACGTCAGACACCTTCTATTTCAAACCCGACGGCGCCCAGTTCCTGTGCTCGCCCGCCGACGAGACACTCCAGGCGCCCGGCGACCCCCGACCGGACGAGCTGGAGATGGCGCGGGCGATCGGGATGATCAACGAGGCCACCACCCTCGGTATCCGGACCGTGAATTCCGCATGGGCGGGGTTGCGGTCCTTCACCCCCGATCGCACGCCGGTTGTCGGAGAAGACCCGGATATCGAGGGCTTTTTCTGGTACGCGGCTCAAGGTGGCTATGGCATCCAGATGGCCCCGGCGCTCGCGCGGGTTGGGGCCGCGCTGGCCGCACAGTGCCCGGTTCCACAAGATCTGGCCCGTCGCGGAGTGGACGCGGCCATGCTGTCGCCCGGTCGCGAGTCGCTGCGCGCCAGCCGCTAG
- a CDS encoding glycoside hydrolase family 16 protein — MVNMDRRRMMAFSGLGMLAAAASMPQAWAQPAPQNPPNRPPAAPPTGKYVFVDEFDGPAGSAPDGSKWAVSKARESMKDPTFWELPENVGQYRDDRKNVYIDGNSNLVIKAAKEGNTYYGGKIYSTTELGIGYTWEARIKFNCLTPGAWPAFWLGSDQDGEIDIVEWYGNGSWPAATTVHAKANGSEWKTHNLTLDSGWHTWRTQWDDKGIRFWRDYTDGAAPYFDVPANSLADWPFNNPGHKAFAVLNLAVAGSGGGDPRGGTYPAEMLVDWIRVW; from the coding sequence ATGGTGAATATGGATCGGCGCCGGATGATGGCGTTCTCAGGGCTTGGCATGTTGGCAGCAGCGGCTTCTATGCCGCAGGCGTGGGCGCAACCCGCACCACAGAACCCGCCTAACCGGCCGCCAGCGGCACCCCCCACCGGCAAGTACGTCTTCGTCGACGAGTTCGACGGCCCGGCCGGGTCGGCGCCCGACGGGTCCAAATGGGCTGTTTCGAAAGCTCGCGAGTCCATGAAGGACCCGACGTTTTGGGAGCTCCCCGAGAACGTCGGCCAGTACCGCGACGATCGCAAGAATGTCTACATCGACGGCAACTCGAATCTGGTCATCAAGGCCGCCAAGGAAGGCAACACCTACTACGGCGGCAAGATCTACAGCACCACCGAACTTGGTATCGGCTACACCTGGGAAGCGCGTATCAAGTTCAACTGCCTGACTCCGGGCGCGTGGCCCGCGTTCTGGCTCGGCAGCGACCAGGACGGTGAAATCGACATCGTCGAGTGGTACGGCAACGGCAGCTGGCCGGCCGCAACTACGGTGCACGCCAAGGCAAACGGCTCGGAATGGAAGACCCACAATCTGACCCTGGACAGCGGCTGGCACACCTGGCGCACCCAGTGGGACGACAAGGGGATTCGCTTCTGGCGGGACTACACCGACGGGGCGGCGCCGTACTTCGATGTCCCGGCCAACTCCCTGGCGGACTGGCCGTTCAACAATCCCGGGCACAAGGCCTTCGCGGTGCTGAACCTGGCCGTGGCCGGATCCGGCGGTG